A single genomic interval of Natronolimnobius sp. AArcel1 harbors:
- a CDS encoding archaemetzincin family Zn-dependent metalloprotease — MLVDIVPIGTVPAEVKRAASGALRSVYDCEVTINDSQSVPNGAYDSGRNQYSAEPFIQLAERVGRGEKNIAITPHDLFYRRRNYVFGLAYLDGSGSVVSTYRLQTSSDGGFSNQSANEIFEDRVRKEIVHEIGHTYGLEHCDNNRCVMNFSPTVREVDIKEENLCGSCQRLIS, encoded by the coding sequence ATGCTCGTCGACATCGTGCCGATCGGAACCGTCCCCGCGGAGGTCAAACGAGCGGCCTCCGGTGCGTTGCGATCGGTCTACGACTGCGAGGTCACGATCAACGACTCGCAGTCGGTTCCAAACGGCGCCTACGACTCCGGGCGGAACCAGTACTCCGCCGAGCCGTTTATCCAACTTGCCGAACGCGTCGGCCGCGGTGAGAAAAACATCGCAATCACGCCACACGACCTGTTCTATCGCCGCCGAAACTACGTCTTTGGGCTTGCCTACCTCGACGGCAGCGGTAGCGTCGTCTCGACGTATCGCCTCCAGACCTCGAGCGACGGCGGTTTCTCGAATCAAAGCGCCAACGAAATCTTCGAGGACCGCGTCCGCAAGGAAATCGTCCACGAAATTGGCCACACCTACGGGCTCGAGCACTGCGATAATAATCGCTGCGTGATGAACTTCTCACCGACTGTCCGTGAAGTCGATATCAAAGAAGAGAACCTCTGTGGCAGCTGTCAGCGCCTGATTAGCTGA
- a CDS encoding UPF0146 family protein, producing MSHSRRDPKAIIDYLREFDHVVEVAIGLRPDIAATLAKSGVSVVATDVYALEVPENVRFVQDNIVDPDISVYAGADAIYAQNLPPELHRPALEVAREVDAAFYFTTLGGDQPAIPVERKTIQEGTLYVARDRGEQNK from the coding sequence GTGTCCCACTCTCGTCGCGATCCGAAGGCAATAATTGATTACCTTCGTGAGTTCGATCACGTCGTCGAAGTTGCCATTGGTCTCCGACCTGATATCGCGGCGACACTCGCGAAATCAGGAGTTTCGGTCGTCGCAACCGACGTGTACGCACTCGAGGTTCCCGAGAACGTGCGATTCGTGCAAGACAATATCGTTGACCCCGACATCTCAGTGTACGCCGGCGCGGACGCCATCTATGCGCAAAACCTGCCGCCCGAACTCCACCGGCCGGCGCTCGAGGTCGCCCGTGAGGTTGATGCTGCGTTCTACTTCACCACGCTCGGCGGCGATCAGCCCGCGATCCCAGTCGAGCGGAAGACGATTCAGGAAGGGACGCTGTACGTGGCTCGCGACCGCGGTGAACAGAACAAATGA
- a CDS encoding DUF3267 domain-containing protein, translating into MPFESLPLSLVIIFLAVALTFTVIGIGTICWVVVQLFSIPGVVVHEFAHESACRLVGVRVLEVVYFQLGDPAGYVRHEQPARYRETFVICVAPFLVNTAVALVAFVGLTLVVGTLEEPASLESVLSAPQQTLLAGFGLAWLGLSVGMAAFPSTGDANQLWTRSRLEWKRSPLVLLGLPVVAVIYLANVLSWLWADVLYTLGLLVLAFSLVGISLG; encoded by the coding sequence GTGCCCTTCGAGTCACTCCCGCTGTCTCTCGTGATCATCTTCCTCGCAGTTGCGCTCACGTTCACCGTCATCGGCATCGGAACGATATGCTGGGTCGTCGTTCAACTATTCTCAATTCCCGGCGTCGTCGTCCACGAGTTCGCCCACGAAAGTGCCTGCCGGCTCGTCGGTGTGCGAGTGCTCGAGGTCGTCTACTTCCAACTTGGTGATCCGGCGGGCTACGTTCGCCACGAACAGCCGGCACGCTATCGCGAAACGTTCGTCATCTGCGTTGCACCGTTTCTGGTCAACACCGCCGTTGCGCTCGTCGCGTTCGTCGGCCTCACTCTCGTGGTCGGCACGCTCGAGGAACCGGCGAGCCTCGAGAGCGTGCTGTCGGCCCCACAACAGACCCTACTCGCCGGATTCGGGCTTGCGTGGCTCGGCCTCTCTGTTGGGATGGCTGCGTTTCCCAGTACCGGCGATGCGAACCAGCTTTGGACGCGCTCGCGTCTCGAGTGGAAACGCTCCCCGCTCGTCTTGCTCGGGTTGCCAGTCGTCGCCGTGATCTACCTCGCAAACGTGCTCTCGTGGCTGTGGGCGGACGTACTCTATACACTCGGACTGCTCGTGCTCGCGTTTTCACTCGTCGGGATTTCGCTTGGCTAA
- a CDS encoding TIGR01548 family HAD-type hydrolase: MNADAVVLDIDGVLVDVADSYRRAILEAVDSVYDRTIRKADIQLFKDAGGFNNDWELTYAAALYVLATEEGYDESLEAFTDAIAANGGGLEAAESAVRDRIGAQATQRVIDRWDREQLRDVFQQLYLGAELYRGLEGGEPDRETRGFIHDEPIILEPAARDRLLAEYDVGVLTGRPEAEAEIALERVGLEDAISLEHRFTMDDWDEGKPHPRALTTLAERFDAERVVFVGDTLDDVRTATNAVDADPDREYHGIGVLTGGLTGEEGRQKYEAEDAAAVLESINELPALLES, translated from the coding sequence ATGAACGCAGACGCCGTCGTCCTCGACATCGACGGAGTGCTCGTCGACGTGGCCGACTCCTACCGGCGCGCAATCCTCGAGGCAGTCGACTCCGTGTACGATCGGACGATTCGCAAAGCCGACATCCAACTGTTCAAAGACGCAGGCGGGTTCAACAACGACTGGGAACTTACCTATGCGGCCGCGTTGTACGTCCTCGCGACCGAGGAAGGCTACGACGAATCGCTCGAGGCATTCACGGACGCCATCGCGGCAAACGGCGGCGGGCTCGAGGCTGCCGAATCCGCAGTTCGAGATCGGATTGGCGCGCAGGCGACCCAGCGCGTTATCGACCGCTGGGATCGCGAGCAACTACGCGACGTGTTCCAGCAACTGTATCTCGGCGCAGAGCTGTATCGCGGCCTTGAGGGTGGCGAGCCCGACCGCGAGACGCGCGGGTTCATCCACGACGAACCGATCATCCTCGAGCCCGCGGCTCGCGACCGACTACTCGCCGAGTACGACGTCGGCGTCCTCACTGGTCGTCCCGAAGCCGAAGCCGAAATCGCGCTCGAGCGTGTCGGTCTCGAGGACGCAATCTCACTCGAGCACCGCTTTACGATGGACGACTGGGACGAAGGCAAACCGCACCCGCGGGCGCTGACGACGCTTGCCGAGCGCTTCGACGCCGAGCGCGTTGTCTTCGTCGGGGACACCTTAGACGATGTGCGGACGGCAACCAACGCTGTCGATGCGGATCCGGACCGAGAGTACCACGGCATCGGCGTGCTGACCGGCGGGTTGACTGGCGAGGAAGGGCGACAGAAGTACGAAGCCGAGGACGCCGCCGCCGTGCTCGAGTCGATCAACGAGTTGCCAGCCCTACTCGAGAGCTAA
- a CDS encoding FAD-dependent oxidoreductase: MPDVPRTTKLPGSPTSPWLASTLEEPAPDSGDEQHASESSLEQELSEPVDVAVIGAGIAGLSTAFELRERGQSVLALERDRVGTGVTGKSTAKLTSQHGKIYDHLTREFGSREARQYAQAQEEAIETVEQRIADLDIECGFERMPSYLYSDDPDAMEREAEAAQAAGLDATYVTSVPPFERSQAGVRFDEQAWFHPRKYLLGLADALREDDGATLAEQTRVTALEPGSPCRIQVDGRTIRARKVVLATGFPILDRAGYFARMHPKRSYVLGVRLDGRPPEGMYYRPGDPYRSVRTHRDEEGELLLVGGENHKTGQGGSTIDRYQRLLRWTREHFPVRSVEYHWSTQDYVPADKVPLVGRAGPRTENVYVATGFRGWGMTNGVAAGRLLAELINGEQPPAQALFDPLRFTPKPALGTTLTENADAVSTLATDWLQTLFGPDHAALEPGEGTVIREGGKPVACARDADGELHTTSAVCTHLYCVVEWNDAEGSWDCPCHGSRFDLDGEVLEGPATEPLASRDQPDHEH; encoded by the coding sequence ATGCCCGACGTTCCCCGCACTACCAAACTCCCCGGAAGTCCCACCTCACCCTGGCTTGCGAGCACGCTCGAGGAGCCAGCGCCAGATTCAGGCGATGAGCAACACGCGAGTGAGTCATCGCTCGAGCAGGAACTCAGCGAGCCCGTCGATGTCGCAGTGATCGGCGCTGGCATCGCTGGCCTTTCAACGGCGTTCGAGCTTCGAGAGCGCGGCCAGTCCGTCCTCGCCCTCGAGCGCGACCGGGTCGGGACGGGCGTCACCGGCAAATCGACGGCGAAACTGACGAGCCAACACGGGAAGATCTACGATCACCTCACACGGGAATTCGGCTCGAGAGAGGCACGCCAGTACGCACAAGCCCAAGAAGAGGCGATCGAGACGGTCGAACAGCGCATCGCGGACCTCGACATCGAGTGTGGGTTCGAACGGATGCCATCGTATCTCTACAGCGACGACCCCGATGCGATGGAACGGGAGGCCGAGGCCGCACAGGCGGCAGGGCTGGATGCGACGTACGTCACGTCCGTGCCGCCGTTCGAACGCTCGCAGGCTGGCGTTCGATTCGACGAGCAGGCGTGGTTTCATCCCAGAAAGTACCTGCTCGGGCTTGCCGACGCACTGCGTGAGGACGACGGCGCGACCCTCGCTGAGCAGACTCGAGTGACGGCGCTCGAGCCAGGGTCTCCCTGCCGGATTCAGGTGGACGGTCGAACGATTCGTGCCCGGAAGGTCGTCCTCGCAACCGGGTTTCCGATCCTCGATCGGGCGGGCTACTTCGCTCGGATGCACCCAAAGCGCTCGTACGTACTCGGTGTTCGACTCGATGGGCGACCACCCGAGGGGATGTACTACCGGCCGGGCGATCCCTACCGCTCGGTCCGGACCCACCGGGATGAAGAAGGAGAGTTGCTACTCGTCGGTGGCGAGAATCACAAGACAGGCCAGGGCGGGTCGACAATCGACCGCTATCAGCGACTGTTGCGCTGGACGCGCGAGCACTTTCCAGTCCGATCAGTTGAGTACCACTGGTCGACCCAGGATTACGTCCCGGCTGATAAGGTGCCACTCGTTGGCCGCGCCGGGCCGCGAACTGAGAACGTCTACGTCGCGACCGGCTTTCGCGGCTGGGGGATGACGAACGGCGTCGCCGCCGGCCGGTTACTCGCGGAGCTGATCAACGGCGAACAGCCACCGGCCCAGGCGCTGTTTGACCCGCTTCGATTCACGCCAAAGCCCGCACTCGGAACGACGCTCACCGAAAACGCGGACGCGGTGAGCACGCTTGCAACGGACTGGCTTCAGACCCTGTTTGGCCCCGACCATGCCGCCCTCGAGCCTGGCGAGGGGACCGTTATCCGCGAGGGGGGGAAACCCGTCGCCTGCGCTCGCGATGCCGACGGTGAACTGCACACGACCTCGGCCGTCTGTACGCACCTGTACTGTGTCGTCGAGTGGAACGATGCCGAAGGGAGTTGGGACTGTCCCTGTCATGGTTCCCGATTCGACCTCGACGGCGAGGTACTCGAGGGGCCGGCAACCGAGCCACTGGCGTCTCGAGATCAGCCAGATCACGAGCACTGA
- a CDS encoding glycerophosphodiester phosphodiesterase produces the protein MVRPSGIAHRGYAGVAPENSVAGAVHAASHDATTMIEIDVQPAACGTPVVIHDTTLTGRRDGRPLTDATGVVWETSLETLTASHILGTKETVPTLQGLLEALPETVGVNIELKNPGCDPTELRVGEALNADTRADRQQVWQPFVERVVADCEAFDGEVLFSTFCEGALAAARACTPRYGAAVLIWDDLEAGLELARRYDCEAIHPPRNVIAGTALVDTAYAGFPAGEPDIDILEAAHEAGRAVNVWTVETWQQAAQLEAAGVDGLIAEYPGVLEWDRDDTR, from the coding sequence ATGGTTCGTCCCTCTGGGATTGCACACCGCGGCTACGCTGGTGTCGCTCCGGAAAACTCCGTCGCTGGGGCTGTCCACGCGGCGTCACACGACGCAACGACGATGATCGAAATCGACGTCCAGCCCGCTGCCTGCGGGACGCCGGTAGTCATCCATGACACCACTCTCACTGGCAGACGCGATGGCCGGCCACTGACCGATGCGACTGGTGTCGTCTGGGAAACGTCACTCGAGACGCTGACAGCGTCGCACATTTTAGGTACGAAGGAGACTGTGCCGACGCTACAAGGCCTTCTCGAGGCACTTCCGGAGACGGTTGGCGTCAACATCGAACTGAAGAATCCCGGCTGTGACCCGACTGAACTCCGAGTTGGTGAGGCGCTCAACGCGGACACACGAGCTGATCGCCAGCAGGTCTGGCAGCCGTTCGTCGAGCGCGTCGTCGCAGACTGCGAGGCGTTCGACGGCGAGGTGCTCTTTTCGACGTTCTGTGAGGGAGCGCTTGCAGCGGCCCGTGCGTGTACCCCGCGCTACGGGGCCGCCGTCCTCATCTGGGACGACCTCGAGGCTGGCCTGGAACTTGCCCGTCGCTATGACTGTGAGGCGATCCACCCGCCGAGAAACGTGATTGCTGGGACGGCGCTCGTAGATACTGCCTACGCGGGTTTCCCGGCTGGTGAACCTGACATCGACATTCTCGAGGCTGCACACGAGGCGGGCCGCGCCGTCAACGTCTGGACTGTCGAAACCTGGCAGCAGGCAGCCCAACTCGAGGCGGCCGGCGTCGATGGGCTCATTGCGGAGTATCCGGGCGTCCTCGAGTGGGACCGCGACGACACACGGTGA
- the npdG gene encoding NADPH-dependent F420 reductase — MRLALLGGTGDFGEGLALRFARDTDHEILIGSRDPERAREAVSAYEEIIEAHGASGSLKGFTNEMVADRADIAVLAIPPYYVGDVVDSIADRLDDDTILLSPAVGMKRDETGMHYNAPPAGSTTELVANRAPDEVPVVGTYHNLPANTLADLETDINFDTPVVGDKDAVQTVISLTNEVAGLRGLAAGPLANAREVESLTPLVINTTKYNSELDEAGVKWV, encoded by the coding sequence ATGCGACTTGCACTGCTCGGCGGCACCGGGGACTTTGGGGAAGGGCTGGCGCTTCGGTTCGCTCGCGACACCGATCACGAAATACTCATCGGCTCGCGAGACCCGGAGCGCGCTCGTGAGGCCGTCTCCGCGTACGAGGAGATCATCGAGGCCCACGGCGCGTCTGGCTCACTCAAGGGATTTACTAACGAAATGGTTGCCGACCGCGCCGATATCGCCGTTCTCGCGATTCCACCATACTACGTCGGCGACGTTGTCGATTCGATTGCGGACCGCCTCGATGATGACACAATACTCCTATCGCCCGCCGTTGGCATGAAACGCGACGAAACCGGGATGCACTACAATGCGCCGCCAGCCGGCAGCACGACCGAACTCGTCGCGAACCGCGCCCCCGACGAGGTCCCCGTCGTTGGCACCTACCACAACCTCCCCGCGAACACGCTTGCCGACCTCGAGACCGACATCAACTTCGACACGCCCGTCGTCGGCGACAAGGATGCCGTCCAGACGGTAATTTCACTCACCAACGAAGTTGCGGGCCTCCGCGGACTTGCGGCCGGCCCGCTTGCGAACGCTCGAGAAGTCGAGAGCCTCACCCCACTCGTGATCAACACCACGAAATACAACAGCGAACTGGATGAAGCCGGCGTGAAGTGGGTCTAA
- a CDS encoding co-chaperone YbbN, whose product MTVTLKDFYADWCGPCKTQDPILEELEDDWDGRFEVEKVNVDEQQDLANEYQVRSLPTLIIENDDDGIVERFVGVTQREDIEDALETAGA is encoded by the coding sequence ATGACTGTCACGCTTAAGGATTTCTACGCGGACTGGTGTGGCCCCTGTAAGACGCAGGACCCCATCCTCGAGGAACTCGAGGACGACTGGGACGGCCGCTTTGAAGTCGAGAAAGTAAACGTCGACGAACAACAGGACCTAGCGAACGAGTATCAAGTTCGATCGCTCCCAACGCTGATCATCGAGAACGACGACGACGGCATCGTCGAACGCTTCGTCGGTGTCACACAGCGCGAAGACATCGAAGACGCCCTCGAGACGGCTGGCGCGTAA
- a CDS encoding mandelate racemase/muconate lactonizing enzyme family protein, giving the protein MAIQRIETFTSDDACVVRVETDDGDVGFGQTATGSEELTVQVFHKLIAPYALETDPIDVSSVIDSVLESDGWPRPYKYPGTFLLRALCGLDTALWDLAGKREGKPVCELLGGGPTTLRAYGSRLSRETTVDEEIEICQTARDEHGLEAFKLKIGKRMAFRTDEDVWPGRTEAVVSGVREALGDDVDLLVDANCAYSAEQAIAVGKEVLEPNNVIHFEEPCPYWEFDWLAEVRETLDMPVAGGEQNNMTKQLGNDWERIIDRPVLDIVQPDIGYVGGITRTKHIADMAAAAGLPCVPHGPNHTLQKVFTLHLLAAIDNAGAYPFEYKIPNRGSQSLYTREPTLEDGQITVPTGPGWGVELNPDWLARSQYDVSEA; this is encoded by the coding sequence ATGGCAATCCAACGGATCGAGACGTTCACGTCGGACGACGCCTGTGTGGTTCGAGTTGAGACCGACGATGGTGACGTCGGGTTCGGACAGACTGCGACTGGCAGCGAGGAACTCACCGTTCAGGTGTTTCACAAACTTATTGCCCCCTACGCGCTCGAGACCGATCCAATTGACGTGTCTAGCGTCATCGACAGCGTCCTCGAGAGCGACGGCTGGCCGCGTCCGTACAAATATCCAGGGACGTTCTTGTTGCGGGCGTTGTGCGGACTCGATACCGCACTCTGGGACCTCGCAGGCAAGCGCGAGGGCAAACCCGTCTGTGAACTCCTCGGTGGTGGCCCAACAACACTCCGTGCATACGGGTCGCGCTTGAGCCGAGAAACGACGGTCGACGAAGAGATCGAAATCTGCCAAACAGCGCGCGATGAACACGGCCTCGAGGCGTTCAAGCTGAAGATTGGTAAGCGAATGGCGTTTCGAACGGACGAAGATGTGTGGCCAGGTCGAACGGAGGCGGTTGTTTCAGGCGTACGAGAAGCTCTTGGCGACGATGTTGATCTCCTCGTCGATGCCAACTGCGCGTACTCGGCCGAGCAAGCAATTGCGGTCGGCAAAGAGGTGCTCGAGCCAAACAACGTCATCCACTTCGAAGAGCCGTGTCCGTACTGGGAGTTCGACTGGCTTGCAGAGGTGCGTGAGACACTCGATATGCCGGTCGCTGGCGGCGAGCAGAACAACATGACCAAACAACTGGGGAACGACTGGGAACGGATCATCGATCGGCCCGTGCTCGATATCGTCCAACCGGATATTGGATACGTCGGTGGGATCACCCGTACGAAACACATTGCCGATATGGCTGCCGCGGCAGGCCTCCCGTGTGTCCCCCACGGGCCAAACCATACGCTCCAGAAGGTGTTTACGCTTCACCTGCTTGCAGCGATTGACAACGCCGGTGCGTATCCCTTCGAGTACAAAATCCCAAATAGGGGCTCGCAGTCGCTGTACACTCGTGAACCAACGCTCGAAGATGGGCAGATCACCGTCCCAACGGGACCAGGATGGGGCGTCGAGCTAAACCCAGACTGGCTCGCCCGGTCGCAGTACGATGTCTCTGAGGCGTGA
- a CDS encoding preprotein translocase subunit Sec61beta, with protein MDKGQNTGGLMSSAGLVRYFDAEDSNAILLNPKTIIASGVLLGILVQLLTWVAVTPVA; from the coding sequence ATGGATAAAGGACAGAACACTGGCGGTTTGATGTCCAGTGCCGGACTGGTTCGGTACTTCGATGCGGAAGACTCGAATGCGATTTTGCTCAACCCGAAAACGATTATTGCAAGCGGCGTTCTGCTGGGCATTCTTGTCCAGTTGCTGACGTGGGTCGCCGTGACTCCAGTCGCGTAA
- the pdxT gene encoding pyridoxal 5'-phosphate synthase glutaminase subunit PdxT — protein sequence MSLTAGVIAVQGDVSEHAAAIERAARAHGHEVTVHEIREAGIVPDCDLLAMPGGESTTISRQIHSDGIAAEIVSHVDTGKPLLATCAGLIVASSDAADDRVEELEVLDVSVERNAFGRQKDSFEAPLPVEGLGDEPYPAVFIRAPAIDTVEDGDAEVLATWDDRPVAVKQGPIVATAFHPELTPDDRIHELAFFANDDAVLESADQSAST from the coding sequence ATGTCACTGACCGCTGGCGTCATCGCCGTCCAGGGTGACGTCTCCGAACACGCCGCCGCCATCGAGCGGGCGGCCCGCGCACACGGCCACGAGGTCACTGTTCACGAAATCCGTGAGGCCGGCATCGTCCCCGACTGCGACCTGCTGGCGATGCCCGGCGGCGAGTCAACCACAATCTCGAGACAGATCCACAGCGACGGTATCGCCGCCGAAATCGTCTCCCACGTCGATACCGGAAAACCGCTGCTTGCGACCTGTGCGGGCCTGATCGTCGCCTCGAGCGATGCAGCCGACGACCGCGTCGAGGAACTCGAGGTACTGGACGTCTCGGTCGAGCGCAACGCCTTTGGCCGCCAGAAGGACAGTTTCGAGGCTCCGCTGCCGGTCGAGGGTCTCGGCGATGAGCCCTATCCAGCGGTGTTCATCCGCGCACCCGCAATCGATACCGTCGAAGACGGCGACGCCGAGGTCCTCGCGACGTGGGACGACCGCCCGGTTGCGGTCAAACAGGGCCCAATCGTCGCTACCGCCTTCCACCCGGAACTGACGCCCGACGACCGGATTCACGAACTGGCCTTTTTCGCGAACGACGACGCCGTTCTCGAGAGCGCAGATCAATCGGCGAGCACCTGA
- a CDS encoding nucleoside 2-deoxyribosyltransferase: MDIFFSGSIRGGRDDVDLYAALIDRLEATDTVLTEHVGTTDIEAVEQEGGLTDGDIHEQDVAWLEQADVVVAEVTTPSLGVGYELGRAVAWEKPVHCLYRPESTHDLSAMIRGNDAVTVTEYDSLEEVEPELEDFLERHR; the protein is encoded by the coding sequence ATGGATATCTTCTTCAGCGGCTCGATTCGCGGCGGTCGCGACGACGTCGACCTGTACGCGGCACTCATCGACCGCCTCGAGGCCACCGATACCGTTCTCACCGAACACGTCGGAACTACCGATATCGAAGCGGTCGAACAGGAGGGCGGACTCACTGACGGCGATATTCACGAGCAGGACGTCGCCTGGCTCGAGCAGGCCGATGTCGTCGTCGCCGAAGTAACGACGCCAAGTCTCGGCGTCGGCTACGAACTCGGCCGTGCGGTCGCCTGGGAAAAACCCGTCCACTGTCTGTACCGTCCGGAGTCGACGCACGACCTCTCTGCGATGATCCGGGGCAACGACGCCGTGACGGTCACCGAGTACGACTCACTCGAGGAAGTCGAACCCGAACTCGAGGACTTTCTCGAGCGCCATCGCTGA
- a CDS encoding bifunctional nuclease family protein → MQASIDAVRVAGTQQGPIPVVVLAIDGEDDVVPIFIGFSEATSIARGLEAADIGRPMTHDLLLDVVEELGGRIDRVVVSEIDGEGAAGEGGTYIADLHVKTPRGETVIDARPSDSLALAARTNVGIEVTPAVFESSRDDSAKFEELEDIRNVPGDL, encoded by the coding sequence ATGCAGGCATCTATCGACGCGGTTCGCGTCGCGGGGACCCAGCAGGGACCGATCCCGGTCGTCGTCCTCGCAATCGATGGTGAAGACGATGTCGTCCCCATTTTCATCGGCTTCAGCGAGGCGACGAGCATCGCTCGGGGCCTCGAGGCAGCAGATATCGGCCGACCGATGACACACGACCTCCTCTTAGATGTCGTCGAAGAACTCGGCGGGCGAATCGACCGCGTCGTCGTCAGCGAGATCGACGGCGAGGGAGCCGCTGGCGAAGGCGGCACCTACATCGCAGACCTCCACGTCAAGACGCCGCGTGGTGAGACCGTCATCGACGCCCGGCCGAGCGATTCACTCGCACTTGCCGCGCGGACAAACGTCGGAATCGAAGTCACACCGGCGGTCTTCGAGAGCAGCCGAGACGACAGCGCAAAGTTCGAGGAACTCGAAGATATCCGTAACGTTCCCGGTGATCTATAG
- the hisE gene encoding phosphoribosyl-ATP diphosphatase, whose protein sequence is MDDTLAELFDVIEDRKETLPEDSYTASLFTHEKGENAVLEKLGEESTELVLAAKDDDHDEIAYEAADIVYHLLVLLSMKEMDLADLEAELEARR, encoded by the coding sequence ATGGATGACACACTTGCCGAACTATTCGACGTGATCGAAGACCGCAAAGAAACGCTGCCCGAAGACTCCTACACCGCCTCGCTGTTTACCCACGAGAAAGGCGAAAACGCCGTCCTCGAGAAACTCGGCGAGGAGTCAACAGAACTCGTACTCGCCGCGAAAGACGACGATCACGACGAAATCGCCTACGAAGCCGCCGATATCGTCTATCACCTGCTCGTCTTGCTCTCGATGAAAGAGATGGATCTCGCCGATCTCGAGGCCGAACTCGAGGCGCGCCGATAG
- a CDS encoding four-helix bundle copper-binding protein: MVSTRLDHADDHMQECIDNCLEAAQVCEWCADACAGEGEEMARCIRLCRDVADIASLHARWMARNSGFHQELGELCADICEACADECSQHDHEHCQACADVLPECVESCREMAT; this comes from the coding sequence ATGGTGAGTACCCGACTCGACCACGCAGACGACCATATGCAGGAATGTATCGACAACTGCCTCGAGGCCGCACAGGTCTGTGAGTGGTGTGCTGATGCCTGTGCGGGCGAGGGCGAAGAGATGGCTCGCTGTATCCGACTCTGTCGGGACGTTGCCGACATTGCCTCGCTGCACGCGCGCTGGATGGCGCGTAACTCCGGTTTCCATCAGGAACTGGGCGAACTCTGTGCAGACATCTGTGAGGCGTGTGCCGATGAATGTAGCCAGCACGATCACGAGCATTGTCAGGCCTGTGCTGACGTCCTGCCCGAGTGCGTCGAAAGCTGTCGCGAGATGGCTACCTGA
- a CDS encoding DUF5518 domain-containing protein, producing the protein MTNWRAVIIGFLVATVVGVLGVVVPGIGQLAAGLFGGFVAGYIAGGGLLRGFWHGLLAGALGGIIAGLAVAFIVGVVGWAGGPIGGALSGLAGIGIFAVVLLVSFVMALESAIAGAVGGVLNGNPDPSHSRSRNRY; encoded by the coding sequence ATGACTAACTGGCGTGCCGTCATTATCGGCTTCCTCGTCGCGACCGTCGTTGGCGTACTTGGCGTCGTCGTTCCGGGCATCGGACAGCTTGCGGCCGGACTGTTCGGTGGCTTCGTCGCCGGCTACATCGCTGGCGGTGGGCTCCTTCGTGGATTCTGGCATGGACTGCTCGCTGGCGCACTCGGCGGGATCATCGCCGGACTCGCGGTCGCGTTCATCGTTGGCGTCGTCGGCTGGGCTGGCGGGCCAATCGGTGGCGCTCTTTCGGGACTTGCCGGGATCGGCATCTTCGCCGTTGTCTTGCTCGTCTCGTTCGTAATGGCACTCGAGAGCGCGATTGCAGGGGCCGTCGGCGGCGTGCTCAACGGTAATCCAGACCCCTCGCATTCGCGGAGTCGTAACCGCTACTGA